The Sphingomonas sanxanigenens DSM 19645 = NX02 genome includes a region encoding these proteins:
- the hfq gene encoding RNA chaperone Hfq produces the protein MADKINNLQDIFLNTLRKSKTPVTMFLVKGVKLQGIITWFDNFSVLLRRDGQSQLIYKHAISTVMPAHPLDLAPIEKAFAENERKAQLLQEIFLNAVRRSGDPVTMFLVNGVMLQGAIVAYDLFCMLLQRDGMAQLVYKHAVSTVQPAHPLNLAGETDQDED, from the coding sequence ATGGCCGACAAGATCAATAACCTTCAGGATATTTTCCTCAACACCCTGCGCAAATCCAAGACACCGGTAACGATGTTTCTGGTAAAGGGCGTGAAACTGCAGGGCATTATCACCTGGTTTGACAATTTCTCGGTGCTGCTCAGGCGCGACGGTCAGTCGCAGCTGATCTACAAGCATGCGATTTCCACGGTCATGCCGGCGCATCCGCTGGATCTTGCACCGATCGAAAAGGCCTTCGCCGAAAATGAGCGCAAGGCACAGCTTCTCCAGGAGATCTTCCTCAACGCCGTCCGCCGCTCGGGCGATCCGGTGACGATGTTCCTCGTCAACGGCGTCATGCTCCAGGGCGCGATCGTGGCCTATGATCTGTTCTGCATGCTGCTCCAGCGTGACGGCATGGCGCAACTGGTCTACAAGCACGCTGTTTCCACGGTTCAGCCGGCGCATCCGCTGAACCTGGCAGGCGAGACCGATCAGGACGAAGATTGA
- the hflX gene encoding GTPase HflX — protein sequence MSGFRREEDEFRRGAKAVVAYPDMGKGGDRDVEARLDEAAGLAEAIGIDVVDRIAYRVRQPRPATLFGAGQVEALATVARAHEAELVVVDGAVTPVQQRNLEEELKTKVIDRTGLILEIFGERAATAEGRLQVELAHLDYQAGRLVRSWTHLERQRGGFGFLGGPGETQIEADRRMIRDRMAKLRRELEQVSRTRGLHRERRRRAPWPVVGLVGYTNAGKSTLFNRLTGAGVMAEDLLFATLDPTMRQITLPGLDKAILSDTVGFVSDLPTQLVAAFRATLEEVTSADLIVHVRDIAHPDSDAQATDVEQVLAEIGVSGDGAAPRIEAWNKVDLLDPETQAALAAEAARRDDVVLISAQTGEGVEALRRMMSTRLTATARVRHIDLPIADGAAAAWLHAHGEVLTQDADGETIHLDVRLSETDWARFQSRGA from the coding sequence TTGAGCGGCTTCAGACGCGAAGAAGACGAGTTCCGCCGCGGTGCGAAAGCGGTCGTCGCCTATCCCGACATGGGGAAGGGCGGTGACCGCGACGTAGAGGCGCGCCTCGACGAAGCGGCGGGGCTCGCGGAGGCGATCGGTATCGATGTGGTCGATCGCATCGCCTACCGCGTCCGCCAGCCGCGGCCCGCAACCTTGTTCGGTGCCGGTCAGGTCGAGGCGCTCGCCACCGTGGCGCGCGCCCACGAGGCCGAACTCGTCGTCGTCGACGGCGCGGTCACGCCCGTCCAGCAGCGCAACCTGGAGGAGGAACTCAAGACCAAGGTGATCGACCGCACCGGCCTGATCCTCGAAATCTTCGGCGAACGCGCTGCGACTGCCGAGGGGCGGTTGCAGGTGGAACTCGCGCATCTCGACTATCAGGCCGGCCGTCTCGTGCGGAGCTGGACCCACCTCGAGCGGCAGCGCGGCGGCTTCGGCTTCCTCGGCGGTCCGGGTGAAACGCAGATCGAGGCCGACCGGCGGATGATCCGCGATCGGATGGCCAAGCTCCGGCGCGAACTGGAGCAGGTCAGCCGCACGCGCGGCCTGCATCGCGAGCGGCGCCGGCGGGCACCCTGGCCGGTGGTCGGGCTGGTCGGATATACCAATGCCGGCAAGTCGACCTTGTTCAACCGGCTGACCGGGGCGGGGGTGATGGCGGAGGACCTGCTGTTCGCGACGCTCGATCCGACGATGCGGCAGATCACGCTGCCGGGGCTCGACAAGGCGATCCTCTCCGACACCGTCGGTTTCGTTTCGGACCTGCCGACGCAGCTTGTCGCGGCGTTCCGGGCAACGCTGGAAGAGGTCACCTCAGCCGACCTGATCGTCCATGTCCGCGACATCGCGCATCCCGACAGCGATGCGCAGGCGACCGATGTCGAACAGGTGCTCGCCGAGATCGGTGTCAGCGGCGACGGCGCCGCGCCGCGGATCGAGGCGTGGAACAAGGTGGATCTGCTCGATCCCGAAACGCAGGCGGCGTTGGCGGCGGAAGCTGCGCGGCGCGATGATGTCGTACTGATCTCGGCGCAGACCGGTGAGGGCGTCGAGGCGCTGCGCCGGATGATGTCGACCCGGCTGACCGCAACCGCCCGCGTGCGCCATATCGATCTGCCGATCGCCGATGGTGCCGCCGCCGCGTGGCTCCACGCGCATGGCGAGGTGCTGACGCAGGACGCTGATGGCGAGACGATCCATCTCGACGTGCGCCTTTCCGAGACGGACTGGGCGCGGTTCCAGTCGCGGGGTGCGTGA
- a CDS encoding potassium channel family protein, which yields MKPLRRRSDIPIWLALGWRAFAVLGLIGIVLTVHWFDRDGLKDNVDSAISFGDVLYFTMITVTTVGFGDIVPVTDRARMFDTFVVTPIRVFIWLIFLGTAYDFVLKRTWERWRMAMIQRNLDDHVIVAGYGSSGAEAVRELIARGTPAEQIVVIDSRADRIHHAELVGCSVLEADATRDITLQAAKVERARGMIVSAGRDDTSILILLTARHLAPRLPISIAVRNEDNELPARQAGANIVINPASFAGLLLAGSTHGAHIADYMADLAAASGRVQLNEREATPDEIGRPLRAIGSGLGVRLYRRGLPIGFWEPGAQALEAGDTIVEIIPGEDQTVPRG from the coding sequence ATGAAGCCGCTCAGGCGCCGGTCGGACATACCGATCTGGCTGGCGCTCGGATGGCGCGCGTTTGCCGTGCTGGGGCTGATCGGCATCGTCCTCACCGTACACTGGTTCGACCGCGATGGCCTCAAGGACAATGTCGATAGCGCGATCAGCTTCGGGGACGTGCTATATTTCACGATGATCACGGTTACCACCGTGGGTTTCGGCGATATCGTGCCCGTGACGGATCGGGCACGGATGTTCGACACCTTCGTCGTCACCCCGATCCGCGTGTTCATCTGGCTGATCTTTCTGGGAACCGCATATGACTTCGTCCTCAAACGCACGTGGGAGCGATGGCGGATGGCCATGATCCAGCGCAATCTCGACGATCATGTCATCGTCGCAGGCTATGGTTCGAGCGGCGCGGAAGCCGTACGCGAACTGATCGCGCGCGGCACCCCCGCCGAGCAGATCGTCGTGATCGATTCGCGCGCCGACCGCATCCACCACGCCGAACTGGTCGGCTGTTCGGTGCTGGAGGCCGATGCGACGCGGGACATCACGCTGCAGGCGGCGAAGGTGGAGCGCGCACGCGGCATGATTGTCTCGGCCGGCCGCGACGATACCTCGATCCTCATCCTGCTGACCGCGCGCCACCTCGCGCCGCGGCTGCCGATCAGCATCGCGGTGCGCAACGAGGATAACGAACTGCCGGCACGGCAGGCGGGTGCGAACATTGTCATCAACCCGGCAAGTTTCGCCGGCCTGCTGCTTGCCGGGTCGACGCATGGCGCGCATATCGCCGACTATATGGCTGATCTGGCGGCGGCGAGCGGCCGCGTGCAGCTCAACGAGCGCGAGGCGACCCCTGACGAGATCGGACGCCCGCTGCGCGCGATCGGCAGCGGCCTTGGCGTACGCCTCTATCGGCGGGGGCTGCCGATCGGCTTCTGGGAACCCGGCGCGCAAGCGCTCGAAGCCGGCGACACGATCGTCGAGATCATCCCGGGCGAAGACCAGACCGTCCCGAGAGGCTGA
- a CDS encoding peptidoglycan DD-metalloendopeptidase family protein, with amino-acid sequence MRSKRSDNRRTRTSGSRLTRVALFIACAAALAGCIPQGRAPAPRTAPGPRAENRPPANEAVQLPPQPPAASGPSWEAQRVAADARTIPAGSYRVVAGDTLRAIASKTGAGSEAIARANRLQPPFLIRPGQRLRIPAGRYHRVREGQTGIAIAFAYHVDWNRIIDLNALEPPYTLRTGMLLALPDNAEVAAMSLEQRAAAFSIDIGDIATGAEPATAEDEPPPPPPARSPAVAVPSTRPVGEPGRFNGRFEWPLTGRILTRFGPGGGGRVNQGIKIAATRGAPIRAAADGVVAYAGAEIAIYGGLVLIRHGDGWITAYGHAERIGVVRGQAVKRGDVIGYAGETGSAREPQLHFEIRHNRTPIDPLRELPQR; translated from the coding sequence ATGCGATCGAAGCGCAGCGATAACCGGCGCACGCGAACGTCCGGCAGCCGCCTGACCCGCGTCGCGCTGTTCATCGCCTGCGCGGCCGCGCTCGCGGGCTGCATTCCGCAGGGTCGCGCGCCCGCGCCCCGCACGGCGCCCGGACCACGAGCGGAAAACCGGCCACCGGCGAACGAGGCCGTGCAGTTGCCGCCGCAGCCTCCCGCCGCGTCGGGACCGAGTTGGGAGGCACAGCGCGTCGCCGCAGACGCCAGGACCATCCCGGCCGGCAGCTATCGCGTTGTGGCCGGCGACACGCTGCGCGCGATCGCAAGCAAGACCGGCGCCGGCTCCGAGGCCATCGCCCGCGCCAACCGGCTCCAGCCACCCTTCCTGATCCGGCCGGGCCAACGGCTGCGCATTCCCGCCGGCCGCTATCACCGCGTCCGTGAGGGACAGACCGGCATCGCGATCGCGTTCGCCTATCATGTCGACTGGAACCGCATCATCGATCTCAACGCGCTGGAGCCGCCCTACACGCTGCGCACCGGCATGCTGCTCGCGCTGCCCGACAACGCCGAGGTCGCCGCTATGAGCCTCGAACAGCGCGCCGCCGCCTTCTCGATCGACATCGGCGACATCGCCACCGGCGCCGAACCCGCGACCGCGGAGGATGAACCGCCGCCACCACCACCCGCGCGCAGCCCCGCCGTGGCGGTGCCGTCGACACGGCCGGTCGGCGAACCCGGCCGGTTCAACGGCCGCTTCGAATGGCCGCTGACGGGGCGGATCCTGACGCGCTTCGGCCCCGGCGGGGGCGGACGGGTCAACCAGGGCATCAAGATCGCGGCCACGCGCGGCGCACCGATCCGTGCGGCCGCGGACGGCGTCGTCGCCTATGCCGGTGCCGAGATCGCCATCTATGGTGGGCTGGTGCTGATCCGTCACGGCGACGGCTGGATCACCGCCTATGGCCATGCCGAGCGCATCGGCGTCGTGCGCGGGCAGGCGGTGAAGCGCGGCGATGTGATCGGCTATGCCGGCGAGACCGGATCCGCGCGCGAGCCGCAGCTGCATTTCGAGATCCGCCACAACCGCACGCCCATCGATCCGCTGCGCGAACTGCCGCAACGATGA
- the serS gene encoding serine--tRNA ligase, whose product MHDIRMIRENPAGFDAALARRGLPAAADALLQRDEAHRSLLTQAQTAQARRNEASKLIGQAKARKDEATAAALMAEVGALKEDLPRIEAAAAAEGEALTAALAALPNLPAAEVPDGADEADNTEQFRWGSPRAFDFDPREHADFAPALGLDFEGAAAISGTRFAALRGPMARLHRALGQFMLDRQTVSNDYVEVAPPLLVRDEAMFGTGQLPKFAEDLFRTTDGRWLIPTAEVSLTNLVRERILDPADLPLRFTALTPCFRSEAGSAGRDTRGLIRQHQFEKVELVAICTPEQSAAEHDHMLAAAEGILQALELPYRRMLLCTGDMGFSARKTFDLEVWLPGQQAYREISSVSNCGDFQARRMNARYRPEGEKGTRFLHTLNGSGLAVGRTLVAVLENYQQADGSVSVPAALIPYMGGVDRLSPAA is encoded by the coding sequence ATGCACGATATCCGCATGATCCGGGAGAATCCGGCCGGTTTCGATGCGGCGCTTGCGCGCCGCGGATTGCCCGCCGCCGCCGATGCGCTGCTGCAGCGCGACGAGGCGCATCGCAGCCTGCTCACTCAGGCGCAGACCGCTCAGGCGCGGCGCAACGAGGCGTCGAAGCTGATCGGCCAGGCCAAGGCGCGCAAGGACGAGGCAACCGCTGCAGCGCTGATGGCCGAGGTCGGCGCGCTCAAGGAGGATCTGCCGCGCATCGAAGCTGCCGCCGCAGCCGAGGGTGAAGCGCTCACCGCGGCACTCGCCGCGCTGCCCAACCTGCCCGCTGCCGAGGTGCCCGATGGCGCGGACGAGGCGGACAATACGGAGCAGTTCCGCTGGGGCAGCCCGCGCGCCTTCGATTTCGATCCCCGCGAACATGCCGATTTCGCCCCCGCGCTCGGCCTCGATTTCGAGGGTGCGGCGGCGATTTCCGGCACGCGCTTCGCCGCGCTGCGCGGACCGATGGCGCGCCTGCACCGCGCGCTCGGCCAGTTCATGCTCGATCGGCAGACCGTCTCGAACGATTATGTGGAGGTTGCGCCGCCGCTGCTGGTGCGTGACGAGGCGATGTTCGGCACCGGCCAGCTTCCAAAATTCGCCGAGGACCTGTTCCGTACCACCGATGGCCGCTGGCTGATCCCGACCGCCGAGGTCAGCCTGACCAACCTCGTGCGCGAACGCATCCTCGACCCCGCCGATTTGCCGCTGCGCTTCACCGCGCTCACCCCCTGCTTCCGGTCGGAGGCGGGTTCCGCCGGCCGCGACACCCGCGGGCTGATCCGCCAGCACCAGTTCGAAAAAGTGGAACTGGTCGCGATCTGCACGCCCGAGCAATCCGCGGCGGAGCATGACCATATGCTTGCCGCCGCCGAAGGCATATTGCAGGCGCTCGAACTGCCGTATCGGCGGATGCTGCTGTGCACCGGCGACATGGGGTTCTCGGCGCGCAAGACGTTCGATCTCGAGGTCTGGCTGCCGGGCCAGCAGGCCTATCGCGAGATCAGCAGCGTTTCCAACTGCGGCGATTTCCAGGCACGGCGGATGAATGCGCGCTACCGCCCCGAAGGGGAAAAGGGCACGCGCTTCCTCCACACGCTCAACGGTTCGGGCCTGGCAGTCGGCCGCACGCTCGTCGCCGTGCTGGAAAATTATCAGCAGGCCGATGGCAGCGTCAGCGTGCCGGCGGCGCTCATCCCTTATATGGGTGGGGTCGACCGGCTTTCGCCTGCGGCATGA
- a CDS encoding host attachment family protein produces MQIAHDCYVVVADGRKALYLRNEGDAVHLNLEVVRADEQELPADRDIKSDAPGVSFSSAGYGRDTMQETDFHQQEEDRFAADAADRLRRWALDGRFESLVVVAPPKTLAVLRSNYHVEVERRLQGELAKDLTGHPVDRIEKILMGA; encoded by the coding sequence ATGCAGATCGCACATGATTGCTACGTCGTCGTCGCCGATGGTCGCAAGGCGCTCTACCTGCGCAATGAGGGCGACGCGGTGCATCTCAACCTCGAGGTGGTTCGCGCGGATGAGCAGGAATTGCCCGCTGATCGCGACATCAAGAGCGATGCGCCGGGCGTATCCTTCTCCAGCGCTGGATATGGCCGGGACACGATGCAGGAGACGGACTTCCATCAGCAGGAAGAGGATCGGTTCGCAGCCGACGCGGCGGACCGGCTCCGTCGTTGGGCTCTCGACGGCCGGTTCGAATCGCTGGTCGTCGTCGCCCCGCCGAAAACGCTGGCCGTGCTCCGCAGCAATTACCATGTCGAGGTGGAGCGGCGTCTGCAGGGTGAACTCGCGAAGGATCTTACCGGGCACCCGGTCGACCGCATCGAGAAGATCCTGATGGGGGCTTGA
- the dksA gene encoding RNA polymerase-binding protein DksA — translation MATAVDTFDDGDKGSDQAAGGAADDYRPGPDEPFMNERQQDYFRHKLISWKENILREAKGTLAQLQTDSLREADVTDRASSETDWSIELRTRDRQRKLISKIDAALRRIDEGEYGYCEVTGEPISLGRLEARPIATMTVEAQERHERNEKVSRDE, via the coding sequence ATGGCGACTGCGGTGGATACGTTCGACGATGGCGACAAGGGCAGCGACCAAGCTGCCGGCGGGGCGGCCGATGATTATCGTCCGGGTCCTGACGAGCCGTTCATGAACGAACGGCAGCAGGATTATTTCAGACACAAGCTGATTTCCTGGAAGGAAAACATCCTTCGGGAAGCAAAGGGCACGCTCGCCCAGCTCCAGACCGATTCGTTGCGTGAAGCGGATGTTACCGATCGCGCGTCGAGTGAGACCGACTGGTCGATCGAACTGCGTACCCGCGATCGTCAGCGAAAGCTGATCTCGAAGATCGATGCGGCGCTGCGCCGGATCGACGAAGGTGAATATGGCTATTGCGAAGTGACCGGCGAGCCGATCTCGCTGGGCCGCCTCGAAGCGCGACCGATTGCGACGATGACGGTCGAGGCGCAGGAGCGTCATGAGCGAAACGAAAAGGTGTCGCGCGACGAATAA
- a CDS encoding YdcH family protein: MESAHFAALEAKHAGLDARLAEELRRPAPDSAAIAALKKQKLRIKEELIGH, from the coding sequence ATGGAAAGCGCGCATTTTGCGGCACTTGAAGCGAAACATGCTGGATTGGACGCGCGACTCGCTGAAGAGCTGCGCCGGCCGGCCCCCGACAGTGCAGCGATCGCAGCGCTGAAGAAACAAAAACTTAGAATCAAGGAAGAGCTGATCGGCCACTGA
- a CDS encoding YdcH family protein, with protein sequence MDEQELRRRIGMLRVEHRDLDAAIAALMANAAADQLQLARLKKRKLRLRDEIASLEDHLVPDIIA encoded by the coding sequence ATGGATGAACAGGAGCTCAGACGACGCATCGGCATGCTGCGGGTGGAGCATCGTGACCTCGACGCGGCGATCGCTGCGCTGATGGCGAACGCGGCGGCGGACCAACTCCAGTTGGCGCGCCTGAAGAAGCGCAAGCTGCGGCTGCGCGATGAAATCGCGTCGCTCGAGGATCATCTCGTACCTGACATCATCGCCTGA
- a CDS encoding NAD(P)H-dependent flavin oxidoreductase — MTLPSLLFDRLRLPVIGSPLFIVSTPDLVIAQCKAGIVGSFPALNARPQAMLDEWLHRITEELAAWNRANPDRPAAPFAVNQIVHRSNDRLEQDLETCARWQVPIIITSLGAREDLNAAVHGWGGLTLHDVIDDRFARKAIEKGADGLIAVAAGAGGHAGTLSPFALLQEIRHWFDGPLVLSGAIASGRAILAAQAAGADLAYIGSAFIATEEANASAAYKQSIVEGHAADIVYTDLFTGVHGNYIRGSIVAAGLDPDNLPSGDVRAMNFGSGGNQGAKAWRDIWGSGQGIGAVDAVESVAVRVDRLEAEYRAAKASLDARVTA, encoded by the coding sequence ATGACACTGCCTTCTCTGCTGTTCGATCGCCTCCGGCTGCCGGTCATCGGCTCGCCGCTGTTCATCGTCTCAACGCCCGATCTGGTGATCGCGCAGTGCAAGGCGGGGATCGTCGGATCCTTTCCGGCGCTCAACGCGCGTCCGCAGGCGATGCTCGACGAATGGCTCCACCGGATCACGGAGGAACTGGCGGCGTGGAACCGCGCCAATCCGGACCGTCCGGCTGCGCCCTTCGCGGTGAACCAGATCGTCCATCGCTCGAACGACCGGCTTGAGCAGGACCTCGAAACCTGCGCGCGCTGGCAGGTGCCGATCATCATCACGTCGCTGGGCGCGCGCGAGGATCTCAACGCCGCGGTGCATGGCTGGGGCGGGCTGACGCTGCACGATGTGATCGACGACCGGTTCGCGCGCAAGGCGATCGAGAAGGGCGCGGACGGGCTGATCGCCGTCGCGGCCGGCGCCGGCGGCCATGCCGGCACCCTCTCCCCCTTCGCGCTGCTGCAGGAGATCCGGCACTGGTTCGATGGACCGCTGGTGCTGTCGGGCGCGATCGCCTCGGGGCGCGCGATCCTCGCGGCGCAGGCGGCCGGCGCCGACCTTGCCTATATCGGTTCGGCCTTCATCGCGACGGAAGAGGCCAACGCCTCGGCAGCATATAAGCAGTCGATCGTCGAAGGCCACGCTGCCGACATCGTCTACACCGATCTCTTCACCGGCGTTCATGGCAATTACATCCGCGGCTCGATCGTCGCCGCTGGGCTGGATCCGGACAATCTGCCCAGCGGCGACGTCCGCGCGATGAATTTCGGCTCCGGCGGCAATCAGGGAGCCAAGGCCTGGCGCGACATCTGGGGCTCCGGCCAGGGCATCGGCGCGGTCGACGCGGTCGAAAGCGTCGCGGTGCGGGTCGATCGGCTCGAAGCGGAGTATCGCGCGGCCAAGGCTTCGTTGGACGCCCGCGTCACGGCCTGA
- a CDS encoding MFS transporter, which produces MKMSVGLLAHRRFLPLFITQMLGAFNDNLFKTAMVLLATYKIIDSPQMQTLFSAVATGLFILPFFLLSALSGQLADMRDKAAIIRIVKTAEVFIMLLGAGGLLLHETPTVAIPMMLAAVLAMGVHSTFFGPIKYAILPQHLESDEVLGGTGLVEAGTYLAILGGTITAGFVADDPRITALLVLVVAGIGWFTGRQVPPAPPVGEIEKLDFHFVRASIRLVSNTMHIPRLFLAICSISFFWAIGAVLIVEFPPLVKNVLTADETVASVFLAIFSVGVAIGSVIINRMLKGEVSARYSPGSVIVMGLFVVLLFAVAKSWTGLPGGELYDWRGFLAHSGAPLMIVALLGVAVAGGMFVVPLYAFLTTTVSKAETARTVAANNIVNSGAMVIGSVCAILMSLFGLPPAEQLLVVAAMCIVSAWLGWKLHRACD; this is translated from the coding sequence ATGAAGATGTCAGTCGGGCTGCTTGCCCACCGTCGTTTCCTGCCCCTCTTCATCACCCAGATGCTGGGGGCCTTCAACGACAACCTCTTCAAGACGGCGATGGTGCTGCTCGCCACCTACAAGATTATCGATAGCCCGCAGATGCAGACGCTGTTCAGCGCGGTGGCGACCGGCTTGTTCATCCTGCCCTTCTTCCTGCTTTCGGCGCTCTCCGGCCAGCTTGCGGACATGCGCGACAAGGCCGCGATCATCCGCATCGTCAAGACCGCGGAGGTGTTCATCATGCTGCTGGGGGCGGGCGGACTGCTGCTTCACGAGACGCCGACGGTCGCGATCCCGATGATGCTCGCCGCGGTGCTCGCAATGGGCGTCCACTCCACCTTCTTCGGCCCGATCAAATATGCGATCTTGCCGCAGCATCTGGAAAGCGACGAGGTGCTGGGCGGCACCGGGCTGGTCGAAGCCGGCACCTATCTCGCCATTCTCGGCGGCACGATCACCGCCGGCTTCGTGGCTGACGATCCGCGCATCACCGCCCTGCTCGTGCTTGTCGTCGCCGGCATCGGCTGGTTCACCGGACGCCAGGTGCCGCCGGCGCCACCGGTCGGCGAGATCGAGAAGCTCGATTTCCACTTCGTCCGCGCATCGATCCGCCTCGTGTCCAACACGATGCACATCCCGCGGCTGTTCCTCGCGATCTGTTCGATCAGCTTCTTCTGGGCGATCGGCGCAGTGCTGATCGTGGAATTCCCGCCGCTGGTGAAGAATGTGCTGACTGCCGACGAGACCGTCGCCAGCGTGTTCCTTGCGATCTTTTCGGTGGGGGTCGCGATCGGCTCGGTCATCATCAACCGGATGCTCAAGGGCGAGGTGTCGGCGCGCTATTCGCCGGGATCGGTGATCGTGATGGGACTGTTCGTGGTGCTGCTCTTCGCGGTCGCAAAGAGCTGGACGGGGTTGCCGGGGGGGGAACTCTATGACTGGCGCGGCTTCCTCGCCCATTCCGGCGCGCCGCTGATGATCGTTGCGCTACTCGGTGTCGCGGTTGCAGGCGGCATGTTCGTCGTCCCGCTCTATGCGTTCCTTACCACCACCGTCTCCAAGGCCGAGACGGCCCGCACCGTCGCCGCGAACAATATCGTCAATTCGGGCGCGATGGTGATCGGCTCGGTCTGCGCGATCCTGATGAGCCTCTTCGGTCTTCCCCCGGCCGAGCAGCTTCTCGTCGTGGCGGCGATGTGCATCGTTTCCGCCTGGCTCGGCTGGAAACTGCACCGCGCCTGCGATTGA
- the pgsA gene encoding CDP-diacylglycerol--glycerol-3-phosphate 3-phosphatidyltransferase, producing MLTLPNILTLSRIFTVPLLVALLWFPGWELGYALGFALYCLMGITDYFDGYLARAQGAVSKLGIFLDPIADKIMVAAVILMLAGTRHDPAAIQGIHLIPAIVILVREIAVSGLREFLAGLKVSIPVSQLAKWKTTLQLVALGALILAGALPHWVWIKDVGLFSLWSAALLTLITGWDYLRVGIRHMD from the coding sequence ATGCTGACGCTACCCAACATCCTCACCCTGTCGCGCATCTTCACGGTGCCGCTGCTCGTCGCCCTGCTGTGGTTTCCGGGGTGGGAGCTGGGCTATGCCTTGGGCTTCGCGCTCTACTGCCTGATGGGAATCACCGACTATTTCGACGGCTATCTGGCGCGCGCGCAGGGTGCCGTCTCGAAGCTGGGGATCTTCCTCGATCCGATCGCGGACAAGATCATGGTCGCGGCGGTGATCCTGATGCTGGCGGGCACGCGTCACGATCCGGCCGCGATCCAGGGCATCCACCTGATTCCCGCGATCGTCATCCTCGTGCGCGAGATCGCCGTATCCGGGCTTCGGGAATTCCTCGCCGGGCTCAAGGTCTCGATACCCGTTTCTCAGCTTGCCAAGTGGAAGACGACGCTGCAGCTCGTCGCGCTCGGCGCGTTGATCCTCGCGGGTGCGCTGCCCCATTGGGTGTGGATCAAGGATGTCGGACTCTTCAGCCTGTGGAGCGCCGCGTTGCTGACGCTGATCACCGGCTGGGACTATCTGCGCGTCGGCATCCGGCATATGGATTGA
- the moaD gene encoding molybdopterin converting factor subunit 1: MAVTLLYFAWVREAIGIGEERAHLPEAVETVGDLLGWLAARGGGYATALAEPEKLRAAVDQRFVGLDGSVAGASEVALFPPVTGG; the protein is encoded by the coding sequence ATGGCAGTGACGTTGCTCTATTTCGCCTGGGTGCGCGAAGCGATCGGCATCGGCGAGGAGCGCGCGCATCTGCCCGAAGCGGTCGAGACCGTCGGCGATCTGCTCGGCTGGCTCGCCGCGCGCGGCGGTGGCTACGCGACTGCGCTGGCCGAGCCGGAAAAACTGCGTGCAGCGGTCGACCAGCGTTTCGTGGGGCTAGACGGGAGCGTCGCCGGCGCGAGTGAAGTCGCGCTGTTTCCGCCGGTGACCGGCGGATGA
- a CDS encoding molybdenum cofactor biosynthesis protein MoaE, with the protein MIEVRVTTDEIDPAREAARIEAEGVGAVSTFTGLVRGDGGLVELLLEHYPLMTDSALNALAAEATERWSLSGVVLVHRVGPMRPGDRIVFVGTAAPHRGAALEACAYLIDRLKTDAPFWKRESYADGRQGWVEQRCTDLDSASRWNAAR; encoded by the coding sequence ATGATCGAAGTTCGCGTTACGACCGACGAGATTGATCCAGCGCGTGAAGCGGCGCGGATCGAAGCCGAAGGGGTGGGCGCTGTATCGACCTTTACCGGCCTGGTCCGCGGCGATGGCGGCCTGGTGGAGCTGTTGCTCGAACATTATCCGTTGATGACGGATTCGGCGCTCAACGCGCTTGCCGCAGAGGCAACCGAGCGCTGGTCGCTGAGCGGTGTTGTGCTGGTGCATCGGGTGGGACCCATGCGGCCCGGCGACCGAATCGTCTTCGTCGGCACAGCAGCGCCGCATCGCGGCGCGGCGCTGGAGGCATGTGCCTATCTTATCGACCGGCTCAAGACCGACGCACCCTTCTGGAAGCGAGAATCCTATGCAGATGGGCGCCAGGGGTGGGTGGAGCAGCGCTGCACAGATCTCGATTCGGCTTCGCGCTGGAACGCGGCGCGCTGA